Proteins from one Gimesia maris genomic window:
- a CDS encoding gamma-glutamylcyclotransferase family protein: protein MTADSNRLIFVYGTLKRGFCRGHHLEDQTFLSTALSAADYIMYNCGSYPGLVIDKLQGVSIHGELWRIDSQCLKLLDEVEGVAEKLYQRGSIRLIQPEIAETVEAYFFQGSVDQLPVVGNNWK from the coding sequence ATGACCGCCGATTCAAATAGATTGATTTTTGTCTATGGGACCTTGAAACGTGGTTTCTGCCGCGGGCACCATCTGGAAGACCAGACATTTCTCTCTACCGCGTTGAGTGCAGCCGATTATATCATGTATAATTGTGGTTCCTATCCCGGCCTTGTTATAGACAAATTACAGGGAGTCAGTATTCATGGTGAACTGTGGCGCATTGATTCCCAATGCCTGAAACTGCTGGACGAAGTCGAAGGCGTTGCCGAGAAACTATATCAGCGTGGATCGATTCGGTTGATCCAGCCAGAAATTGCTGAAACAGTAGAAGCTTACTTTTTTCAGGGATCTGTAGATCAACTACCCGTGGTGGGAAATAACTGGAAGTAG
- a CDS encoding DUF1569 domain-containing protein, whose amino-acid sequence MSTQVAHRRNCSYATLQEIIDDATRLAAADAPVTGNWSKGQIFDHLARLMDYSLDGFSFQLPWFFRVLGKHYFKARILKNGMLPGIKLKGDAKNALSPESVDDQTGLEHLRLTIQRLISEPQRFPSPFFGELSREEWDLLHCRHAELHMSFIAEP is encoded by the coding sequence ATGTCCACTCAGGTCGCCCATCGTAGAAATTGCTCTTACGCTACTTTACAGGAAATTATCGATGATGCCACTCGGTTAGCCGCGGCAGACGCACCTGTCACGGGCAACTGGTCTAAAGGGCAGATATTTGATCACCTGGCGCGGCTCATGGACTATTCTCTGGACGGCTTTTCGTTCCAACTGCCCTGGTTTTTTCGGGTTCTCGGGAAGCATTATTTCAAAGCACGCATTCTGAAGAACGGCATGCTGCCAGGTATCAAGTTAAAAGGGGACGCAAAAAATGCACTCTCCCCGGAGTCTGTTGATGATCAGACCGGTCTGGAACATCTGCGGCTCACCATCCAGCGACTCATCTCGGAGCCGCAACGTTTTCCCAGTCCCTTTTTTGGTGAGCTGAGTCGGGAAGAATGGGACTTGCTCCATTGTCGACATGCAGAACTGCATATGAGTTTCATCGCAGAGCCGTAG